The following is a genomic window from Streptomyces chrestomyceticus JCM 4735.
CGAGGCCCAGCTCGACAAGATCAAGCAGGCCGCGGGCGCCAACGCCGGTGCGCTGAAGGTGGAGCGCACACCCGGCGTGCTGCGCAAGCTGATCTCCGGCGGTGACGCCATTTACGCGACGAGCTGGCGCTGCTCCCTCGGCTTCAACGTCAAGAAGGGCAGCACCTACTACTTCCTGACGGCCGGCCACTGCACCGACGGCAACCCGCCCTGGTACACCAACTCCTCGCACAGCACGAGCATCGGCCCCACCGCCGGTTCCAGCTTCCCGAACAACGACTACGGCCTGGTCCGCTACAGCAACAGCGGCGTGTCGCACGAGGGCACGGTCGGCGGCCAGGACATCACCAAGGCCGGCAACGCGACCGTCGGCCAGAACGTCACCCGCCGCGGCTCCACCACCGGCACCCACACCGGCAAGGTCACCGGCCTGAACGCCACCGTCAACTACGGCAACGGCGACGTCGTGTACGGCATGATCAAGACCACCGTGTGCGCCGAGCCCGGCGACAGCGGCGGCCCCCTGTACGCCGGGAGCACGGCGCTCG
Proteins encoded in this region:
- a CDS encoding S1 family peptidase — its product is MRFERTTPRSGIARRGRLIAVASGLAAIGALALPTAHAGEPAPPTTFSASQLAAVSDSVRSADVAGTAWVVDPKTNKVVVQADSRVTEAQLDKIKQAAGANAGALKVERTPGVLRKLISGGDAIYATSWRCSLGFNVKKGSTYYFLTAGHCTDGNPPWYTNSSHSTSIGPTAGSSFPNNDYGLVRYSNSGVSHEGTVGGQDITKAGNATVGQNVTRRGSTTGTHTGKVTGLNATVNYGNGDVVYGMIKTTVCAEPGDSGGPLYAGSTALGLTSGGSGNCSSGGTTYFQPVTEAISAYGVSIY